In the Spirochaetota bacterium genome, AAAAAAATACTCTCGAAATGCATGAAGGAGCGCATCTATACGCAGCCCCTGGCGCTTGCCGACCGTGCCGATGCGATGAAGATAGCCCCGCATATGTTCACTGCGGCCGGGGTATCGTTCGAGCTGCCGGCACGGGTGATACACGATCATATCGTCGAAGGCATCGTTGACTGTGCGGCATTGCCGCTGGAGATACTTCCGCTCGAGCTCCCGTTCCCGCTGGCACTTGCCGGCGTCGTCGGCCGCGGCAGCGGGCGTGAAGCCTTTCTTTCCCGGAGCGGGGAGGGCTTCCGATCGATAGCACCGGGGAGCCGCGTCGGCGTGTATGCAAAGCGTCAGCGCACGCAGGCATCGCTCATGCGCTCCGATCTCGTCTATACCCCCGTATCGCCTGATATCGGGATGCTCATCGGCATCGAGGGCATGCGCTCCGTCGATGCTGTCTTCTATCCGGAGACGGATGTGCGGCGCATGTCCTACGACCGCTCTATCACCGAGATAATATCGATGGATGCGATGCTCCCTGCGCTCAGGGACGGCATTGCCGTCGTTGCACACCGTGAGAACCGTGCCGTTCTCGATGCGATCGCAGGGGTCATCGATGCCGCGTCGCAGCGCATCTACGCCATCGAAGATGCGTTCCTCCGCGATTTCAATCCGGTCTATGATGCGCCGTTCGCCGGATGCATTACCATAACCGGCAGCGAGATACGGTTCGCGCTCCGCGCCGTCGATGAGGATACGCTTCGTGCGTTCGATGATGAGTACCGCATACATGAGCCGTTCGATGCGCATGCCTTCGGACGGGACTGTGCGTCGCGCTTTGAGCGCAAGGGCGGTAGAAGCCCGCTCTCCAAACATCGATAACCCATGGCGACCATCGCCCTTATCACTCCGCCGTTCACGCAGTTGTCCGCCCCCTATGCGGCAACACCGTTCCTCGCGGGCACGCTCGTGCGCCGCGGCCATACGGTCCGCCAATACGATCTGAGCATCGATACCGCGCTCCGGTTCTTCTCACGCGACGGGCTCTCGCGGCTTTTCGATGACGTTGCCGCCGGTACGTTCGCGAAGAAAAAGGAAGTGCGCCGCTTCCTTCGGGACAGGGACGCCTACTGTGATACCATCGATGCGGTCATTCGTTTTCTTCAGGGGAAGGATGTGTCACTCGCACGCCGCATCATCACCCGCGACTTTCTGCCTGAGGGCCCGCGTTTCGCATCGCTTGCCGAAATCTCGTTCTCATCCCTTGCGCTGACCGATGCCGCTGTCCATCTCGCGTCGCTCTATATCGATGATATCCATGATCTTGCGCGATCGACCGTGCTGCCGGACTTCGGGCTCGGGCGATACCGTGAACGCATCGGGCGCTGTGCATCGACGTTCGACGAGATACACCGCGTGCTCGGTAATGAGGATATCATCAGTGCGCTGCTCGGCGAGGCGCTTGCCGCATGCGATCTTTCCGGTGTCTCGCTTGCCGGGATAACGATACCGTTCCCGGGCAATCTCTTCGGCGCGCTTACGGCGGCGCAATGGATAAAAAAGCATCATCCGTCGATGCCTGTTGTTATCGGCGGGGGCTATGTCAACACCGAGCTTCGTTCGCTTTCCGATGCCCGCATTTTTGATCTCGTCGACTACATTACGCTCGATGACGGTGAAGGCCCGCTGCTTGCGCTCATCGACCGCATCACATCCGGCGGCGATCTCGTGAGGACATTCGTGCGTGAGAACGGCGCCGTCCGTTTCATAAAGGGGGCGGATGCTCTGCCCATCGATCATGGTGCGCCGCGTTACGACGGACTTCCGCTCGATCGGTATATCACGCTCATGGAGTCGTGTAATCCGATGTTCCGCATCTGGTCGGAGCGCGGCTATGCGAAACTGCGTGCCGCACACGGCTGCTATTGGCATCGCTGCGCGTTCTGCGATACGACGCTCGATTATATCTGCCGCTACGCACCGTCGACGGGAAGCGCACTTGCAGATCAGGCTGCCGAGATACAGCAGCGTATCGGCATATCTGCATTCCATTTCGTCGATGAGGCCATGCCGGCGAACGTCATGCGCACATTCTCGGAAGCGCTTCTGGAACGGAAGATGACGGCGACGTGGTGGGGCAATGTGCGTTTCGACCGCTCATGGACGAGGGCGCTGTGCGCTGCGGTAAAGCGGGGCGGGTGTGTCGCGGTGACGGGCGGGCTTGAAGGCGTTACGGACCAGGTACTTACGAACATGAACAAGGGGATCTCTATCGGCGAAATGGCATGTACGCTCCGCAATTTCAGCGAAGCGGGCATACTCACGCATGCGTATCTCATGTATGGTTTCCCCTCGGCGACTGACACCGATACTGTCGATGCGCTTGAGATAGTACGGCAGCTGTTCTCGCTCGGTATATTGCAGAGCGCGTACTGGCATCGATTCGCA is a window encoding:
- a CDS encoding radical SAM protein; this encodes MATIALITPPFTQLSAPYAATPFLAGTLVRRGHTVRQYDLSIDTALRFFSRDGLSRLFDDVAAGTFAKKKEVRRFLRDRDAYCDTIDAVIRFLQGKDVSLARRIITRDFLPEGPRFASLAEISFSSLALTDAAVHLASLYIDDIHDLARSTVLPDFGLGRYRERIGRCASTFDEIHRVLGNEDIISALLGEALAACDLSGVSLAGITIPFPGNLFGALTAAQWIKKHHPSMPVVIGGGYVNTELRSLSDARIFDLVDYITLDDGEGPLLALIDRITSGGDLVRTFVRENGAVRFIKGADALPIDHGAPRYDGLPLDRYITLMESCNPMFRIWSERGYAKLRAAHGCYWHRCAFCDTTLDYICRYAPSTGSALADQAAEIQQRIGISAFHFVDEAMPANVMRTFSEALLERKMTATWWGNVRFDRSWTRALCAAVKRGGCVAVTGGLEGVTDQVLTNMNKGISIGEMACTLRNFSEAGILTHAYLMYGFPSATDTDTVDALEIVRQLFSLGILQSAYWHRFALTVHSEVFHRPKDLGITVTGTRGAFANNDVAYDEKEPLDWMGDGLNAAIFNYMNGNALDRDVREWFDEDVPKPRVGKKYAAKLIASR